The genomic region CCAGCAAACGCACTGCACCAATCCGCAGCGGTTACATCAGTGCGCTGTCTGCGTGCTCCAATCCGCCGCGTCGAGCAGCGTCGCCTTGCATTCGCTGGCGAGCAAACTAAGTTTGTCCACGGCCGCCTCCGGTTCGCTTGTAGCCCGGACGGGGCGGGGAAAGGGTGGGGCAAGGCTGGGCGCTGCGGCCGCCGTGCCAGAGTGACCGGTAGCGCGGTAGCCGAGGTGGCGGCACCGGGCGGGGCAGCTGGAGCgaggaggaaggaggtggtggtgCAGGATGGCGACGGCCTATGAGCAGCTGAAGCTGTGAGTCCCGCGGGCTGGAGGCAGTTGACAGAAAGGACTTGAGGGGCGGCAGGCGGAGCGGGACGGCAGGTGCGGGCTGCCGGCCTCCGGGAGGGCTCCTCGGGCCTGGGGCGGAGTGTCGGGTTGGAAACCCCTAGTCCTCTTCGCCTTCTCCGCGCGGCTTGGCCGCCCCAAGGCCCGGCCCGAGTCACCACAGGTTCCGGGAGTGATAGTGTCACTGACCTTTCTCCGCTCGATTTGGCTTCGGTGTCCGCGGTGGGCAATAGCGAAGTCGCAGCCTGGTTTGCAAGTAGCCGGGGCACGTTCTTCCCTACTTTCGTGATGGGGGCTGCTCTATTTATTTATAAGGCTTACCTGAAAAAATGACTTTTCTCTTGTTTAATGAACCTATGGCAGTACCTAAGAGTCTGCAATTGAAAACCTTTTTGGGGGTTACAGTCTATGTGGGCATCGAGATCTCCCTGAACAGTCTTTAGGATGCATTTAAGCACAATCAGTACTcttaaggtcctgaagatatttactTTGCTTTAAGTTTTGTACTGCTCCAGCAGAAAGCGGGTTCTTGAATCCATGTTGACAACCAGAGGCTAATCTTAAGAATTTTGGCACTGTAGATTTACTTTTCCGTAAAGCCAACTTCTTGAGGCTTTAAGAAATAGGTTCTGGTTGTTAGAGTTGTAAAATAGATGTTTGTAGAGCTTTTGGCTTTTtctggataaataaaaatatgtattatccTTAGCATTACTACCAGTTCCCACACTTTTCGTATCATTGCTTTATTTTAAGTATATCCTTGGAATAACTGTTTTATTCACTTCTTTCCTGTTTAATGTTTATCTCTAGGATGGTTGAAAATCCATTGGCCATAGTCTGGGAATGTCTGGCAgcaaaaacaaatgtaaattttGAGAAACTTATCCATCCCTACAAGTTAAAATATCTTGGTAGTTACATATCACATTTCCTTTGCAGGGAAATGAGTACATCAAAATGTGGTTTGGGCACTTCCTTATGCTCAGAACCTCAAGCTCACTATTAATTTTTTGGACATTTCAGTGTAAAGTTAGGGGTGTAAAATTGGGAGTGAGGTCAACTACTTGAcatcagatattttgtagataatTACTTTTTTCTTCAGTCCACTCCTTCTGTCACTCTGTTTACTGTAATTCTCTTTGAGAACCCTACCTAGTGGCACACtttcctccacattttccccccagtTTTCTTACTCTCTCCCAGTCCCCCTCTGCAAGGTGATAACCTTGCAGGTGAATGTGTTGAAGCTCACTCTTTGATTAGGGTACTGGCCAGGCCAATGTCACGTGTGCTCTGTTGGGTAATTGGGTTATTGTAGATCTGATAGTCACTGAAGTGGTTAGTGTGATCCTACACCATGTCTCAAATGTGTTTAAGGAATATGGAGCCTTGGCTTCATGCAGCTGTGTTAGGTTACAGAATGCAGCTGAATTTTCCTTTGGCAAAGATTGAATGGAATGGAGAATTTGAGATTGTGATGATTGTTTTCAGGCTGCCAGGGCACTAAACATCACCGGTCCAGacctcaagaaaagaaagaaaaaaagctttgTACCcataaaagaggaaaggaaatttgTCCCTTAAGTGGTGAGGATAAtgtttttgtattgatttttgtGAGAAGTGGAAACCGTAAATTTGTTttggtgaaaaaataaatctaGGGTTATGTGAAGGTCATTCTCTCATTTTCAGTCCTTAACTTttttccctgaactttttgaatgCTTCTGTAAATGTGAAGACTTTTTtgcaactttgtttttttttaccaagGGGTTTGCCAGTTTGAGTCTCTGCTCTTGTGTTTTGGCCCTTCCTGCTCTGAGGCATGCTGTTCAAGGTTTTAGATATAGATTCGAAACtgccaagtgttcttttttagatGCTTTTGGAGGTGGAACTGTTTTCTGATTCTTATATAAGAATTAGTAGCACAAAGGAAAAGCCGTTTTTAAAAACATGCCTAGAGATGTATTTTAAGAAAGATCTACACAAAAGAGATAGTTGGattattttattacaaaagtaCTGCTATTGGGTTTATTTACATGTTAAAGTGatgaggattttgtttttttttttttttttttaattgggattgttcgtatatcatacaattatgcaaagatccaaagtggtacagtcaattgcccccggtaccatcatacagctgtgcatccatcaccacaattaatttttttttcaatttgtagaacgttttcattaccccagaaaagaaataaagacaaaaaaaggaaacatcctcccatacccctaaccaccaccccctccattattgactcatggtattgctatggtacgtttgttactgttaatgaaagaatgttaaaatactactaactgtagtatatagtttacaataggtatacttttcccctatgtgcccctctattattaacttctagttatagcgtcatacatttgttctggttcatgaaagagatttctaatatttgtacagttaatcatggacattgcccaccacaaggttcactgttttataacaTTCCCATCtgttaacctccagctttccttctggtgacatacatgattctgagcttcccctttccaccacattcacacgccattcagcactgttagttattctcacaatgtgctaccaccacctctgttcatttccaaacatttaagttccacctagttgaacatttttcataataagcaactgctcctcattctttagcctcattctatatcctggtaacttatatttcatgtctatgagtttacatattataattagttcaaatcagtgagaccctgcaatatttgtccttgtgtgtttgacttatttcattcaatatagcatcctcaaggtttcttcatcaacccaattttttttaagatggttttgttcacccaccatacattccatcctaagtaaacaattgttggttccctgtatagtcacatatttatgtattcaccaccatcacctctatctatataaggacatctccacttcttccacaaagcaggaggaaaagtcaaagaaggtagagatacaaaagaaaaagaaaaaagaaagcaagcaagaaagaaaaaacttgacagctaggaagcaacaaaaggaaagatagcattaaactaaagtagactaaagtagagtcagaaaacattaccaatgccaagagttccaaaCCCCTCCCttgtgtccccctcttatatgcatttagctttggtatattgcctttgttactttaaaaggaagcataatacaatgtttctgttaattatagtctctagtttgattgtatttttcccccgatgactccctatttttaacaccttgtaaggttgacattcatttgttctccctcatgaaatatatatttgtacattttttcacaattgttaAACACTCTAGGTTTTACCAAGTTAtgtagtcccagtctttatctttcctctttccttctggtatcccacatgctcctatccttcctctttcaaccatactcacagtgatctttgttcagtgtacttacattgctgtgctaccatcacccaaaattgtgttccaaacctctcactcctatcttttcctatctgtctgtagtgctccctttagtatttcctgtagaacaggtatcttgttcacaaactcttgttgtctgtttgtcagagaatattttaaactctccctcctatttaaaggacatttttgccggatataggattcttggttggcggtttttctctttcagtatcttaaatatatcacaccacttccttcttgcctccatggtttcttctgagaaatccgcatatagacttatcaagcttcctttgtatatgatggattgcttttctcttgctgctttcaggattctctctttgtctttggtgttggataatctgattattaagtgtattaCCGTAGGTCtagtcagatctattctatttagggtacactgtgcttcttggatctgtaattttatgtctttcataagagatgcgaaattttcattgattatttcctctgttacttcttctgccccttttcccttctttcctccttctgggacacccatgacaggtacattcatatgtttcatgttgtcatttaattccctgagatgttgctcatgtttttccattcttttccctatctgttcttttgtgtgtaggctttcaggtgtcttgttctccagttctgactgtcttcttctgcctcttgagatctgctgttgtatgtctccatcatgtctttcatctcttgtgttgtgcctttcatttccgtagattctgccagttgttttcttgaactttcgatttctaccttttgtatgcccagtgttttctttatagccttcatctcttttgccatgtcttccctaaactttttgaattgatttagaattagttgtttcaattcctgtatcttagttgaagtgtaagtttgttcctttgactgggccataacttcatttttcttagtgtaggttgtaattttctgttgtctaggcatttggtgtccttggttaccccagtcagttttcccagaccagaacgggctcaggtctcagaacagggaaatattcagtatatggtttccctgagtgtgtgtcttagaagattgagaccccctgtgaagcctcaagccattgtgcttttcctaacctgccctacaagtggtgcctgtcagtctgtagctcctgacaagggtaaggaggtgtggcccttggctgttttcccGCAGGCTCTGGGgtatggttctgaatggaaggcgagtaatagagctgggtaccacctctttcctcttagggaaaatacacccccagggagttttcatttgcatttaaatgggttctttgtctctctgactctgctttaTCCACCCatttctgggtcagagcactgcaaactgaaaatggctgaggttttctcagccaggttgagagagaaaaagggacagaaagccccctttcaaggccagtccacagcccccagtttcacccactggccagagacagcacctggtcctctgggctccccctcctggcacagagaagtcccctggctcttcaaggtcattcatcactaaaagcctttgtttgctttttggggatttgcagcttgcattgatcagtccacgtttgccaattaaaaccccagttggagctggactgaggaatATTCATGTCATGGTCCAAGAGGACTTTTGTAGCCAAAAGActgaagaaagcaccagacatgttctgagacatgagcttttattatagggcttacctacagggtggggaagttgagtcacattgccttgaaatcaggagcttctctgaatggattcaggagctgctctgaatggcggccagttcagagtacaatgtggaaatagtccacacttTGGGGGTCTGagtaagctggttataagggggCTTGACATTCCAACAGGTATGAGAGCATAAAGTGGGGAGTGGGATCATGCAaggtagggagggattgattgtaatcaacagggaggagggaaggattatagattatcttgtagataacagtatctcagggagtctcagggaggaggtagtttcgggtatagattatatttagcacctgatattgcaaggagaataggtcaaaccttaactgtcctagatcaagcaaactgctgtgtgcaatcttcaagacacttgggggcccagggctcccacaattcacttgttcagagagtgctgttctctatcacagcgaggctttgcagtttgggctgccatgggggaaggggctcctggctcacGTCTggagtttctactcacagattccaccctgcaatctcaggcattccctCCAATCCacattggtgtacaatgtgtggacagtcacagttgtcccccagcagttattccaggtcatttactagttgttcctggttgtttattagttgctttgAGGGGttactaacttccactcctctctatgccgccatcttcttccaccTAGTGATGAggttttaaataatttgttctaCATTTTGCTGTAGTTTTCCACCAGTCCGTCTCTGCTCTTCTAAGAATTTCACCTTTATAATTCCCTGGTTTCATCCTCTTACTCCCCTGCTTACAATAGCCAGTTCCATCATATTGACTTATAGGCTAAAGCCCACATTTCTTAGTCATCTTTATTCTAGCCTCTTCATAATGTAGCCCCTAACTTTATTTCCCATAGCTGTCCAATGCTTTTTTGTTTCCCCCTTCAGCAGATTTAGTTCACCCTCTTCTAGCTTCAAGTCTGGGCTTATTTGAAGATGCTTCTATCTAGAATGCCTCCTTCTCGCCCCTTTGTATAGACCATTCACACCCATGGTGGAACTGTAGTAGCTCAGGTTTTTCAGTGAGGTCAGACTTGGATTCAAACTCAGACCTTGCCACTTGCTTTGTAGCCTTGGGTATGTTACTTAACTTGTCTTAATTGGtttttcatgtgtaaaatgggtaTGTTAATACTTCACAGGATTATTGTAAGGATTGAATTAAAGTATACATGCACAGATGCTCACTTCTGAGAAGGCATTTTCTTCCCACATTTCTCCCTTTTTTGAGCTCCCGTAAGTCTTTTTGAAAGTCAGAatgttatttaattaaaaatgttaaattattgCCACAGGGACTAAACACTGAAAGTCCATATAATTTACACATTCTATGTCTTAGGATTGATTTATAGTGTATTTACTGTTTTATGGACAAAAGGATTGAAAACTAGAACGATCCATCCATAGCACTTTTTGAACTACTCATTTTGCCATCTAAAAATGATGAAATCATTATGCTTACTTTATTTCTCCAACCAGATTGCAAATATCTGGAACACATTAGAAACACCctaacatttatttcttctctagtctccCTCAGTACCTAGCATGAAGCCTTGTGCAGAGCAGCTCCTCAGTCAATCACCTTAGGAAATGGAAAGAACTTTCCAGTATAGTACACCTACCAACACTTCTAAAAGAACAGTCTGGGGTAATTTGGAATGTACTATTTTGAAGCAGCAGCAGCTTAAGCCATTTCATGTGCTTTGTTCTTTTCCTGATGTCTGTGGAGTCATGGGTTGATATATGTCCTCCACCGTTGTTGAAGATGGGCAAATAATTGCCCTTAGCCACACAGTCAGGTCAGACAACCAAGCTATGGCAGAGCTCTGGCCTTGGAACACAGCTGGCAGAGAGTCTCATCTTTCCATTACACTGCATTATCCCAGTTACCTTCTTTTCTCTTATCAGACTGCTCTCACCTTAGTGCTCTGACATGTCAAGTGTGGAAATGAATCAATTATAATTGAAAATAGTTGACATGTCTATTTGGATTTTAAATATAGAGAGCAGAATATTGATTTGTTTAGGATTTAAAATTCACACCCTTTAAAATTCTAGCCACTTATAAATGTCCTATGTAGagattcctttttgctttttaaatcatttatgtAAGCATGGATAATGTCAGGCAGTGATAAATTTGAAATAGCAAAATTGCAAGACAATTAGAACAGAAATGcccatttttggaaaatttaaaccaggtttgtttgtttgtttgtttgttttcttttttctctttcctttaaaagGTTAACTGAAACTGGGTGTAAGGCAGGGAATCCTTTAGATATTAAATCAGGCTGCAGCTTGCCTCTGAAGAGATAATATTTCCTCAGGGAGTtgcctttcttttaaaaagattctcGCAGCCTTGAGGTCAGTGGGGGCAGATGTGATGCAACCGTCAGAGCAGAGGTAAGCTAAGCTCCATTAAGACATATGTGGTTTGTCCAGTATATTGAACATTTGAACCATTCTCACAGCTCTTTGTGGAGGAAAGGGTATAGAGAGCCTGAGATTCCCCTCATAAATTTGGGCACAGATGATGTGGGATTTATATGTAAGGCATTAAAGTTGCTGGAGATGTGAGTGAGGGTTCAGTCTAGAGAGCCTACATTAAGTGTTAAACACACTTGGTGTGCTTATCTTAAATGCATGTTCCAGAGTCCCTCCTACGAGTAAAAATCTCTGAGGGTAGGGTCTGGGAATCTGCTGGGTTAATCAGAGGTCCTGGTAGGTTTTTGTGCCCGGTATTTTAGGAGTGGCAGCAGCTGACTGAGGACCAGAGCATTCTTTGGGGGGTCTGGGGCTCTGGAACATTGTGAGGTGGATTAGAGTTTCAGATTAGGTAAAATTTGGACCTGGTCCTATGAAGGTGTGTGGTTGTTGGAGAGAATGGATCTTAGGGTGTACTGGGAATAGGAAGGCACATTGCCTGACATGGGTGGGaccttagggttttgaggaagaAGATGGAATTGAAGTGTATTGCCTCATAGAAACTCCAGCTGGAGTTGTTGGGGTGGGCCCTAGGTATATCTGTGATGAACCTGCGTCTGTAGGAGAGGTGTCTCCCCAGGTGCTCTGTGAGGGGAGGCTGCTGGAACCCAGAGGGAGGATGGAGTGGGAATGGTGAGAGTGCCTTCTGGGCCTGGGTGTAAAGCCTCAGAGGCGCCTTTACTgtctgaattctttcttttttatctagTGAAACCTAGTACAATTTTATGCTTGGATGTTTTTGGCCAGAGACATATTAAATTTGATCATTGAGATCTCGATTTAACTTTTTATGTAAGATTTTTGAGGAAATATGTCATCCTACAGTTTTATGACTTGATTGTCCCCTTGCTTCTATGCAAATAGTCATCTTTTTGAGATGGGTTAATTTGACTCATGATTTGATAGGATTTTGAAGAGGTCACTTTTGTTGCTCTCACTAAATGTTAACATGGAAAAAAAAGCATGTTTTCAATTAGTAGAAAATCAGAATgagaacaatgaaagaaaataaaaatagtatcagataatttgtattataattaaatacattgcttttttaagaatttaacaggtaatattttttaatgcactCTTAAGAGCTACCCTGAGTGATTATGTTTAAATGCATTTAATTAAGTATAATACCCAGAATTGCCATTGTTGAATTTAACTTTTACTCttctctatgattttttttttttcttttttaccccaTACTTTGGCAGcaataatccttttttaaaagtaaaatagtcAACTAATGAAGGTAGTCAAAATAGGAGGCAATTGTTATTTAAGTATTATGCTATTTTGATATATCTCCCAAATTATTTGTCATCTTAACAGAAACCAGAATTCTGGGTCAATTTTTGAATCCCCTGGTCTTTAAAGAAACTTGGTAGTTTCTTGTTCAGTTAGTTAATAGTTGATACCTTTTGTATTCTGATCAcctcagaaaatatttatataggaCCAGAAGCCCTTTTTAGTATATAGTACAGTATTACATTGAACCTTAGAGTTCTGTTATCAAAAGCATAGTTCATGACCAAATAATCTTCTTGGATGGAATCTCCTTGTCTTAACTTCTAaaacttattttataaaataattaatgtgGTAGGGTTTTATGGAAATGAGGGACATCACAGGAATTGAGGGCCATTCTTTTTATAATGAAGAGAGAACTTTTTTCCTAGATAAAAAGTTGTTCATGTTAAACAACTCTTTGATTATCGAGTCTTCTATCTTGGTTTCCATGAAGTTCATCAGTTTCCACGTATTTATTACATTGCGAACTCAGGATAGCCATGCAGTCTGGTTAATTTTCAAATTCTCCAGGCAGTACATGACTGCAGTTACACTTTGTAGACATTCTAATCAGAGAACACACTGCTCTCTTTTAACTCTTACATTAGTTATGGCATAACCTCAAATCCAGATTAAAACTCTTGATCTGTCAAGATCTTTCTTTAGCtaggagaaaggaaaacaatttttaaaatttgtttactgTTTCAGTGAGCCAAAGGAAACATTAATTaaataccatacacaaaaaaacaaGTTATTGTAGCTGTTTgtccattaaaaatattatattctcTAACAAAATTGATTGTGCATTTGCTGTCTTCTGGAGTGGGAAATGCCAAGAACATTGGAATAAGTGCAGAGTCCTTATTTGCAAAAACTTTGTAGTCTGTTTGAtggtgatttaaaaacaaaaacaacaaaactacaCACACTAGCTAAAATTATACCACTGGGTGTTTACTCAAGTGTCCCCTTGGAGTGTTTCTGACTAAATGTTAGAGAGTTGAAGTTAATTATCCCAGCTTTTGAAGTGAAACCTGGTGAACATAAAActtacagaataaaatttaatagaAACCAGATAACTTTGGGTCAATATTAAGGCCAGTTAAAAAATGGTTGtacatggagagagggaaaggagaagaggacACGAAAGGGATAGCTAGGTACCTGTGAGTTTTTGTTGTGATTAGTAGAATTCTAAGTGCATTACTTGTCATTACCTCCCTTAGAAATGTTGATTAGTTGGCAGTCACTGTTCAGACCTTCATCTCTCCAGTTCTTAAGCCTAGAGATAATCACTTTCAGAGATATTATATGAATCACTTGGTGGCAGTACCAGCAACTTAGATTCCAGCAGGATCTCTCCAAGGAATAAGATCAGGCAAAGGCCCCAGGGCCCTTGGGTTAGAATGCTCCAACTTGATCCATAATCTTACTCatattttttgtaatttattttaatacatttttttttgagttggaatcttttttttttattttttattaaattcagttttattgaaatacattcacacaccatacaatcatccatggtatacaatccactgtccacagtatgataacatatttatgcgttcatcaccacaatctatctctgaacattttccttacatcagaaagaatcagaacaagaataaaaaataaaagtgaaaaaagaacacccaaatcatccccccatcccatcccatttgtcctttagtttttatccccatttttctactcatccataccctagataaaggggatgtgatccacaaggtcttcacaatcacactgtcaccccttgtaatctacattattatataattgtcttcaggagtccagactgctggattggagtttggtagtttcaggtatttacttctagctattccaatacattaaaacctaagaggtgttatctatatagtgcataagaatgtccaccggagtgacctctcgactccatttgaaatctctcagccactgaaactatttcgtctcattttgcatcccccttttggtcaagaagatactctcagtcccacgatgccgggtccacattcatccccgggagtcatactctgcgttgccagggagatttacacccctgggagtcgggtcccacgtagcggggagggcagcgagttcacctgtcgagatggctcagttagagagagagagggccacatctgagcaacaaagaggtactcagggggaggctcttaggcaccattacatgcaagtttagactctgaGTTGgaatcattttaatatttaaatacaaaaagtgagcactgactttttttaaacacacaaaGGTCTAACAGCTAAAATGCACAGAGGAAATGAGCTTCCGCTCTGTCCTCCAGTCTCCATCTTGTGGTCAAGGCTGCTGCCAgccccccctcctcctccccatcaCACCTAGGGATTCACAGTAGCTGCCTCACACTACAGCTCTAATGCATTTTGTCTGTTTCATTAACTATATGCATGTCCCTCCCCACCATCTctagtgaaaaaacaaaacaaaacaaaacaaaaacctaaaaacAGTTGTTAATGGTCAGGGGTTCCTCCCTCCCCTGGCTTTAGTTCCTCCCTCACAATGGGATAGCCAGGGGTCTTCTGCTTAGGAGCAATTTAGTGAAAGGGGTGGAGTAGCCAGTGTTGGAGTAACTGTCTGCATAGCTGCACTCTGGGGTCAGAGTGAGGACAGAAATAAGTCAGGACAGAGTGGAGGGCACCGTTACAAGTTGGGAGTCTCTGTGAGAAAGTAGGAACTTCTTCCTACTAGGTTTAGATAAGATCAGTATGTggcaaggtttaaaaaaaaagacaaaggcaaTCAGCAGTTCAAACACTATTGAGTTTCAAATTTCTCCCACCAAGGCAGCTCAGACATAGCAGTAACAATCTAGATCTTTCCAGGGAGTGAAGGTAGACCGCCTGGCATTCCTCCTGAAAGCCCTGTGTTGGGCCCTAGAGGTATCTGCTGCTGCTGCAGTTGCTGCTGTTGCTCCATTTGCAACTTCTCAGTCTCAAAAACTACAGGAAGAACCAGGATCATAAAGGAAGTGGTCCCAATCCACAAGGCTGCCCTGGAAAACCTGTACATTTTTTgagccacaaagaaagagagatcAAAAGTGGCTCCAGCCACAGACTGGACCTTCTCGGGGAACATCTCTGTCAGACCCCACAGTCTCTCCGCCAGGGTCTCATCTAGCTCCTCGTCGTCGTCCTCTTCCAGCTCCTCTTCAGTCTTCTTGGCGTCGCCCTTCGGGAGAAATCCGTCCGAGGACAGCGGCGCCCCAGGGCTGACAGCAGGGGTGGCGGCAGCCATGACTGTAGGGGACAcccttaatacatttttaaaacttaatttttattttaaactaatgCATCTATATGGTTTAAAAGTAAATAGAAtacaaaatttataataaaagagCACCCTTCTGCATTCCCAGTTCCCACTGCCTAGAAGCatctattttgaaatttttaagcaATTTCTTAGGGTATTTACTCCATATTACTGAACAACATTTATActactatttcttgattttttaaagtttaagttGTCTGATGAGTTACTACTTTTAGAAGATGAGGATTTAGTTTTTCTCAGTTTCCCCTCTTCTCTCAATATATagtgaaatattcagtattcacaTTGTTATAGTTCTGTGGATATGGTTCAAGTGAAGCTACATagtataattatttttccttACAAAAACTGTTTCCTGGAGTTAACAAGTGTCTTGGTTCCTTTTATTTGCTTGATTATTTTTTTGTAAGGTACCTATCATTAATTAATCTTAAGTCTCTGTGACAGAGCAATAAAATACCTCTGAGACTTATCAGGTAactattaattcattttctttttgacaCCTCTGGGAGCCCTCCATCTCCCTGCTTTTAATCTGAACTGGTTA from Choloepus didactylus isolate mChoDid1 chromosome 1, mChoDid1.pri, whole genome shotgun sequence harbors:
- the LOC119544043 gene encoding mitochondrial import receptor subunit TOM22 homolog — encoded protein: MAAATPAVSPGAPLSSDGFLPKGDAKKTEEELEEDDDEELDETLAERLWGLTEMFPEKVQSVAGATFDLSFFVAQKMYRFSRAALWIGTTSFMILVLPVVFETEKLQMEQQQQLQQQQIPLGPNTGLSGGMPGGLPSLPGKI